The Setaria viridis chromosome 9, Setaria_viridis_v4.0, whole genome shotgun sequence sequence GAAGCAACGCATGGGCAGGATCCTAGTTGATGACAATCTGTAAAGTTTGAGTTTTCCAAATCAAACTGCAACTTACATTGTGAGAAGAGGGTCGATTCTGACCTATCACGAATATTGTACGTCCTAGCAACTTGAGTTGTTTTCGTTCCCGGATTGAGTTTGGGACCCTGTTACCCGTTCTTAAGAtagactttttttttgcaactgcTTAATTATTCTAATTACCGTTTGGATTGATCAAAGTAGCTATCAAGGAAGCGGCGTGCTAGCTTAACCCCTTCAGTAAGCTTGTCTCTAGGTCCCGGTGAattggtgatctccatctcttTCGAGACCGGGCGAAAGGTATTGGTTAGATCGAGTATGCCAAACCACCGTGATCTAGCATTCTCAAGTTTATCGCTAACCTGCTCAACACAAGTTATATCATTATTGTCTGAAGTAAAGAGAAATGCACATAAATTTGAGCTAAGTTAACCGAACTGGCTTGGAGTTTTTCAACATGCCGCATCGAGCCGTGTGCGTCCTGACCACGCCGTTCATTCCTGGCACTTGAAGAGGTTCTCTCGTTAGAGCGTGAGGGCGTCTGCATGCTCTCTTGCTTGAAAATGTCTGAGAGTTTATTATGCATCACTGCAAAATCAATTCGAACTCGATTTGGTATTAGCAGATATACCAGATTGCCTTTTCATTAGTGGTGTAGAAACCGAACACGaattatacaaaaaaaaaagatagagaaAAGAATAGGAACTAGCATCCATGACACGTTGGGCTTGGAATTGTTCTCTAGTTGGGCCTTGCACGGGAAACGAGCCCACATATGCCGCTGCAGCTCTTCCGACTAGATAGAAGTCATAGAACCAGCAGCCGCGCGGTGCGCCTTGTGGCTTGTGcgtttagtcccacattgcctGGCCTGACGAAGTGACGAGAGGAGGCGGGAGGCGACCCAGGGCACCTTCGCAAAGCGTACCTTTGTCGGCCTTTTGGCGAAGATCAAGAGCAGTATATGTTCTTATCAGTTTaatatttcatattttcttttttgaaactaTCACTGTCGCGCAGCCGTTGCACTGCTGGCCGGGCCTGCCGCACCCCAACCAAACCTACTTCACATGTTTCGGCCTGGTCGGGAGGCGGCACAAACTTGTTTTTGAATTTGTTATCTCAAGGGTTCTAGCGATGGCACAGAACAGAAGGATCTCGTTATCGCAAACCTCAACAAAAGGAATATTTCGACACAATTACATGTAGAAATCATCTTGGTTCCCATGATTTTTCTAGCTAGCTATCTTCAAAGGTAGCTAGCTATCTTCACCTTTGAGCTTCCTGACTTTGTCCAAGAAAGCTTGCCGGCCGGGGAAGGGGTTGGCGCCCTGGCCGCCTTTCCCTGCCGCCCTCTTCTCGTCGAGCACCTCACCGGCGCGGCTGCCCCGACCCAGCCCCAAAATTTCCTTCTTGGCCGTCCGAATCTGAGCCTTCCTCGGCGACGACCCCGGAACGCCGGTGTCCTGCACGCCGGCATTCACCCCGAGCATCCCCATCTTGGCCGTCCTCACCTGGTCCTCCCTCCTCATCCGCATCCGCTCCCTCCTCTCGTCCCGCTTCCCCCTGGCGCCGTCCGGGTCAGCGCCGACGTCGAACAGGGAACCGTTCTTGGCGCTGCCGGTGgagctgttgctgttgcttctGCTGGTGCTTTGCTTCCGGGCGCCCTTTCTCGGGATGCGGCCGCCGTAGGAGGTGCCGATGAGGCGGAGGTCGAGGCGGCCCCATCCCTCCTCGTCGGAGAGGTCCCACCCGAAGCGCTCGGCCATCTCCTGGAGcggcccgtcgccgtcgtcgtagGCGTAGTCGTAGTCGGCGTCGCCGCGGAGGAAGCGGTGGGCGTGCTCCCACTCGACGCGGTCGAAGTAGATGGGGTCGTCGAGCACGTCGCGCGCGAGGCTCGCCCAGGCCGCGGTGTCCCCGTAGTCGAGCTCCGCCACGACCCAGCGCAGGTACGACGGCGGCAGCGTGCCCAGCATCTGGCCCTTGTACTTGCCGAACTCGATCACGCGGTCCCTCGCCGGGCGCGAggacggcgcgggcggcggcgtggtcgggGCCGCTCTGACCGGCCGGAGGAGCCTggcgcggcacgggcggcggtggcggcgggaggtgaggggagggaggaggactAGGCGAGGCACCGTTCCGGCTGCGGgtgtcggcggcgccggggagggaAGGCAGGTTCCTGCAGCGGTGAAGACGAGCAttgtgcgcggcggcggcgggcgagcgagGATTTTCTGGTGGGGAATGGCCGCCGCATTTGCGTTCGCGGCGGGTGAAATTATCCGCTCGTCGTCACAGCCACAGGCTGTGAATTACCAAGAAAGCTGGGCTGTACAGCCCATATTGGCCATAAGGAAAGTCTCCTCACCAATAATAAGCCAGTATAACAGCCCAGTAGTAAAAGGCCCATCAAGAACCCGTGAGACGACGGATAAGCGGCCCAAGCTGAATGTCTGATGACGAAAGGAGGAAGAACCGAACACGCAGGAGTTGGGGTCGCCGCCGAGGTGCCCATTTCAAAGATCGCTGGGGCTCAGGTTCATTTGATCAGCGGCCGGGAAACAAGGGGAGGTCAGAGGTCAGTTGGAAGCTCGCGGTTCTTGGACTTGTTGAAGGCAGCCTGTCGGTGGAATGGGGTTGCCCAAAACATGTTGaagacaaaaataaaaaaggatgaTGCACCAGCCGGGAATCGAACCCGGGTCTGTACCGTGGCAGGGTACTATTCTACCACTAGACCACTGGTGCTGCTGTGCGTGGACTTTCATCACTAAATTTGTAATGGTTTGAATGATCATGACCATGGAGCTCTTCACGGCCCAGCCATCGTGTTGGTCGTGGTCGCACATAGCTTAGctgcgcgcctgcgcctgcTGTCTTCCTCCGCACTTCCGCAAGCTCACAGCTGCAGCAGCTCCAGTGACGCAACTAATAGGCGGCTTCCCTTGTCGCCTCCTGCTTCTGCAGGCAGGCTGCAGCTATCAGCTACTCAGCTCCACGAAAAAAGCAGGGAGTGCGTGTAGGCAACCAAACAAGGGAAATAAAGAAGGGACTTGGAGTCTCGTACATGTCCTGATCAGGTTCGGCACCCCTTCCAGTCCGGTCGTGTGAACGCGGCCGATGCCTCGAAAAGGTCACTGCCATGTAGGATAGGGATTCGTTTCGCTCTATTTGCATCAATCCATCCATCGATCAGTCCATGCATCTAGCTGCGGGTATACCGGCAGCCGGgccatcatcaattcatcatatGGTGGTTGATGCACGCCAGAAAATCAAACGAAAAGGACCAAAATCAAACGAAAAGGACCACGACCAACAATACATAAAAGCCGCAGCCTTGATGCATGTGGCCACGGAATGTCACCtcgcttgtaagcttgttctgcttTCGggtactaggtgctaaactttagcacgtgtcacatcggatattcggatgctaattagaaggactaaacatgagctaattataaaactaattgccgAACCCataggctaattcacgagaaaagactaattaatccatcattagcaaatggttactgtatcaccatattatcaaatcatggactaattaggcttaatagatttgtctcgcgaattagacttcatttgtgcaattagttttgtaattagcctatgtttaatattcctaattagtatcaaacatccgatgtgacgggtgctaaactttagcacgtgggAGATAAACACCCCCATGATGAATTAGCACATGCTCGTGATAATTGTTAATAGAAATAGCATTGTAGTAAGACCCTTAGAATTATTGGCCCAAAGTTAATTTAGCTACCAATCGCCAAATGTGCAGTAAAACAATCATGAAAGAGCAACTCCGACAATAGCCCCTACTTGAAGCCCCTACTTTCTTAAATAGGGTTGTCCTAACTTCTAGTGCCGTTGATTTTGCTCTCAACTCCAGCTATAGTCCCTAGATATCAGCGCCAAGGAGCACGACAATGTTGGAAATGATCCCACTCACACACGGCTCTCACGCACAGCACACAAACACTCAGCTCTACAGAGAAGATGATGCACCCGGCAACACACGGCCGCACCTGAAGAAAGGACACGAACTCTAGGAAGAAGAACTAGCACACATAAAGAATCTATTCGGTGCTGCACACCAGCACCTGCACTTGCACTTGTTTCACTTTTTCGCTTAGGACACTCAAAGCAATACACATtcggcccttgtttacttcccaagttgggaggtgccaaattggcattttgccataaatgcgacactgtagcgtttcgtttgtatttgtgaattattgtccaaatattgactaattaggctcaaaagattcgtctcgcaaagtacaacaaaactgtgcaattagtttttgatttcgtctacatttagtactccatgcatgtaccgtaagtttgatgtgatggggaatcttctttttgcatagtgtcaaagttggaagtttggagggaagtaaacaagggctcgATGACTCAAATACCCGAACGGCACAGGCTCACACAGCTCGCCAATCCGGAATTCACTCCACTGACAGCCGTGCATGCAACGCTAACTCCGCACGTTCCTGCATGCCCGtgctgaccacttcatcaaaataactAACTCAAGTAGCACACGTACGAGTACTCGACGGACTCCACGCTCGGCCGCACGACTCGGCCAAATACGCACACAAAGCCTGCCTGCTGACTCATGTACACGATAGCTAACTTGGACACAACGCTGCACTGAACACAAACGAACATGTACAACAAGATTAAGTCTAACGGACAAGGGCAGCGCGCGGGTGGAAAACGGACCAATCGACCGAGTAGGGGCCTCCCTACTCGCCCGCAGGACAAGGGACTGGTCTCTGGAGTAGGGACCCGAGTAGGAACCTTAACCATATCTTGCTCGTGAAGTATCGTAAGGCATCTAATTAGTATCTAGTCTAGTGTACTAGTACGTATAAGACTAGAAATTAGAATATTCCAGGCTTCCGGCTTTGTTGGCTCGATCCCCGCGGTTCTCCGCGAGCAACTttgcgacgccgaggagcttagccagtggcgacgacgacgaccgccgGCGAGAGCCACGAGCTAGCCAGGCACAACGAGTCGTgcagacggcgacggcgccgcgcgTGCGCCGACGTGTTCCTCGCGGGGATCCTCGCTGAGATTCGCGTGGTTTTCCGCGGCGTGGGTGGGCTGGCGATCGATCTCCCTCGTGCACCCGGCGGTCCCTGCCACGTACAGGCCGAAAGCAAGCGCCGGCGCCCTTTCCTCTCCGGCTCTCCGCGCCGGACAAGCAGACCCGACGCCGCCGTTTCTCTCGCTCTCGACCGCGAAAGATCCGATGGATACAGCCGCACTTCACTTAGCTCCGATCCGGCTAAAGATGGCTTCGATCCGATCGAAGTGTGGCACATCACCCACCAATGTAACATACGCAGTGTCAATTGTATCCTCCCCtctcttttgttttctcttACCTAAAATACAGAACACATACACACTAGTGCCAGCACTATGTCTCTACATTGTCTTGTAGGTAGCTATCATATGCTGCCGTAGTGCTTCAGTTTTAACACGAGGGCGGAGACTTCGATACCCTAGATTTCGGCGTGTTGTCGCAGCGATCGCAAGTGTCGTAGACGCTGACGCACGCGTGACGTAATAGGCTTGGACGCTGGCCAACTCCAACCACAGCAGTACTGAATACTGATGAGCACACTGGTTGTTCTCTCTTCATATTCCACCAGCCACCACCATTCACCAGTAGCCTTGGACACACTTCCCTTACTGGTCCTAACCACACCACACCTGCACCAGCTAGCTGCAGGCCGTGCCGCCGTGCGGGT is a genomic window containing:
- the LOC117836489 gene encoding uncharacterized protein — its product is MLVFTAAGTCLPSPAPPTPAAGTVPRLVLLPPLTSRRHRRPCRARLLRPVRAAPTTPPPAPSSRPARDRVIEFGKYKGQMLGTLPPSYLRWVVAELDYGDTAAWASLARDVLDDPIYFDRVEWEHAHRFLRGDADYDYAYDDGDGPLQEMAERFGWDLSDEEGWGRLDLRLIGTSYGGRIPRKGARKQSTSRSNSNSSTGSAKNGSLFDVGADPDGARGKRDERRERMRMRREDQVRTAKMGMLGVNAGVQDTGVPGSSPRKAQIRTAKKEILGLGRGSRAGEVLDEKRAAGKGGQGANPFPGRQAFLDKVRKLKGEDS